AGGATTGCGGGTATGACGATTACCGTCTTTCGCAAGGTCGGCGAACAGGAAAAACTTTTCGGCTCCGTGACCACAAAGGATGTTGAAACGGCGCTGAGCGAGCAGAATATCGAGATGGACCGTAAAAACATCATTCTTGAAGAGCCGATCAAGAGTCTCGGTGAATTTCCCGTCAAGGTGAAGCTTCACCGCGAGATCTCCGTGGAGATAACGGTTATCGTAAAGGCCGAGGAATAGGACGATCCCATGAAACAGGGCGATGCTACTCTCTATAAAGTTCCACCGCAGAATCTCGAAGCGGAGCAGTCCGTCCTGGGCGGCATCCTTCTGGACAATATTGCCGTCAACAACGTCATCGAGGTCCTGGAGG
This region of Deltaproteobacteria bacterium genomic DNA includes:
- a CDS encoding 50S ribosomal protein L9; the protein is MKVILKENVKDLGKTGDVVNVSDGYARNFLIPRGLVIEASNKNVKTLEHEKRLIAKKVEREKEKAQLQADRIAGMTITVFRKVGEQEKLFGSVTTKDVETALSEQNIEMDRKNIILEEPIKSLGEFPVKVKLHREISVEITVIVKAEE